A genomic segment from Treponema sp. Marseille-Q3903 encodes:
- the coaD gene encoding pantetheine-phosphate adenylyltransferase, translating into MIKAVFAGSFDPPTNGHLDIISRAAKLFEKVDVVVSVNPDKKYMFTQEERVSMLKELVSSIKNVSVHAYTGLIVNYAKQNNAKVLVRGVRSSNDFAYEFELALMNQNLNPEIETVLLQSKEKFAIVKSSSIKELAKFGGDISRMVPPLVEKALMEKYSK; encoded by the coding sequence ATGATTAAAGCAGTTTTTGCAGGGTCATTTGATCCTCCTACAAATGGACATTTAGATATAATAAGCCGTGCTGCAAAACTTTTTGAAAAAGTTGATGTTGTGGTCTCTGTCAATCCCGATAAAAAATATATGTTTACACAAGAAGAAAGGGTTTCAATGCTAAAAGAACTCGTTTCTTCAATAAAAAACGTTTCGGTTCACGCATATACAGGTCTTATAGTGAATTATGCAAAGCAAAATAATGCAAAAGTTCTTGTAAGGGGTGTGAGGTCGTCTAATGATTTTGCATACGAGTTTGAGCTTGCCTTGATGAATCAGAATTTAAATCCTGAGATTGAAACTGTATTGCTCCAGTCAAAAGAAAAATTTGCAATTGTGAAGTCATCATCGATAAAAGAGCTAGCTAAGTTTGGCGGTGATATTTCAAGGATGGTTCCGCCGTTAGTAGAAAAGGCGCTGATGGAAAAATATTCAAAATGA
- a CDS encoding HEAT repeat domain-containing protein: MYISKKVLISTFLILSSVFVFAQEQKVQSKKNSDKEEETSVESEYLTDVDGDIIMTLAESDDYDNKLVALQYLQSALDEGNTSDSVIQALDRLAGEGITSQSRTKGRVTNNFPEIRRQACLLMAKVPTEHTKNTLISIAVADNEPMVIAAAVKSLGQIGINNNDETVEAIAFANRRNQVLNPTSSLALEVLNAFEALANSTENRKTMIDSISRISVDYHYVTPVRQKAYKLLKSISSNGNGDKKKKSEKKSKSSDSSVVEE; encoded by the coding sequence ATGTATATTTCTAAAAAAGTTTTGATTTCAACTTTTCTGATTTTATCATCAGTTTTTGTATTTGCTCAGGAACAAAAAGTTCAGAGTAAAAAAAATAGTGACAAAGAGGAAGAAACATCTGTAGAAAGCGAATATTTAACTGATGTTGATGGAGACATCATTATGACACTCGCAGAATCAGATGACTATGATAATAAACTCGTAGCTTTACAATATTTGCAAAGTGCTCTTGACGAAGGCAATACTTCCGATTCTGTTATTCAGGCGCTTGATAGGCTCGCAGGTGAAGGTATCACTTCGCAATCGAGAACAAAGGGAAGAGTTACAAACAATTTTCCTGAAATAAGACGTCAAGCTTGTTTATTGATGGCAAAAGTCCCTACTGAGCATACAAAGAACACTTTGATTTCAATTGCTGTCGCTGACAATGAACCGATGGTAATCGCTGCTGCTGTAAAATCTCTCGGACAGATTGGAATAAACAACAATGATGAAACTGTTGAAGCGATTGCTTTTGCTAACAGACGCAATCAAGTTTTAAATCCGACAAGTTCACTTGCCCTTGAAGTTTTGAATGCTTTTGAGGCACTTGCAAATTCAACAGAGAACAGAAAAACAATGATAGATTCGATTTCAAGAATTTCTGTTGATTACCATTATGTTACGCCTGTTCGCCAGAAAGCATACAAACTTTTGAAATCTATTTCATCAAATGGAAACGGCGATAAGAAAAAGAAATCTGAAAAAAAATCAAAATCTTCCGACTCTTCTGTCGTTGAAGAATAG
- a CDS encoding nucleoside triphosphate pyrophosphatase — protein sequence MEPIILASSSPRRQDILKMLKIPFRVIIPNIDETLSTVKEPELIPEVFAREKISAVIHSLPSGQEIPWILGADTVIVFEGKIFGKPQSHQQAIEYLSQLQGKKHTVVTAIVLYNGRVREISSRICKTDITFSPMSQQEIEWYAETGEWHGAAGGYRIQSLASCFVSKIEGSYSGAVGLPVFELYDILKEQGYSILE from the coding sequence ATGGAACCGATAATCCTCGCTTCTTCTTCACCTAGAAGGCAAGACATATTAAAAATGCTGAAAATCCCATTCAGGGTAATTATTCCAAACATAGACGAAACATTATCTACGGTAAAGGAGCCTGAACTCATACCAGAGGTTTTTGCGCGTGAAAAAATTTCTGCTGTGATACATTCTCTCCCCTCAGGTCAGGAGATTCCATGGATTTTGGGCGCAGACACTGTGATTGTCTTTGAAGGAAAAATTTTCGGAAAACCGCAATCTCATCAGCAGGCTATAGAGTATCTAAGTCAATTGCAAGGTAAAAAACATACTGTTGTAACTGCAATTGTTTTGTATAATGGCAGGGTTCGCGAAATTTCAAGCAGAATCTGTAAAACTGATATAACTTTTTCACCTATGTCTCAACAGGAAATAGAATGGTATGCAGAGACAGGAGAATGGCATGGAGCTGCCGGCGGATATCGTATTCAAAGTCTCGCATCGTGTTTTGTAAGCAAAATAGAAGGTTCATATTCTGGAGCAGTAGGATTGCCTGTTTTTGAACTTTATGATATATTGAAAGAACAAGGTTATTCTATTTTAGAATAG
- the rpsB gene encoding 30S ribosomal protein S2 — MAVVTMKNLLESGVHFGHQVRRWDPRMKKYIFAERNGIHIIDLQKTIAAIKDGYDEVRRVTASGKSVLFVGTKKQAQQAVQKEAERCGMYYVNNRWLGGMLTNFSTIKKSLQRLKKIEKMEIDGTFENLTKKEVAALLKEKSKLEKNLGGIKEMKELPGVLFVIDTHKEQLAVAEARRMGIPIIAVVDTNCNPEGIDFPIPGNDDAIRAISLFTSIIANAVIESDNEAGLKILENLNDEEEVTTDAAVKNEDEEIVDYSNYQPTEVKEEDVEADEKDSLVDEDRIYKD; from the coding sequence ATGGCAGTAGTAACAATGAAAAACCTTTTGGAATCCGGAGTTCACTTCGGACATCAGGTAAGACGTTGGGATCCACGTATGAAGAAGTATATCTTCGCAGAACGCAATGGAATCCACATTATCGATTTGCAGAAAACAATTGCTGCAATCAAAGACGGCTATGATGAAGTACGCAGAGTTACTGCATCAGGCAAATCAGTTCTATTTGTAGGAACTAAAAAACAGGCACAGCAAGCTGTACAAAAAGAAGCTGAGCGCTGTGGAATGTATTACGTAAACAACCGCTGGCTTGGTGGTATGCTTACAAACTTCTCTACAATCAAAAAATCACTTCAACGCCTAAAAAAAATCGAAAAGATGGAAATTGACGGCACTTTTGAAAATCTTACAAAAAAAGAAGTAGCAGCTTTACTTAAAGAAAAAAGCAAGCTCGAAAAAAACCTTGGCGGTATAAAAGAAATGAAAGAGCTGCCGGGTGTTCTCTTTGTTATCGATACGCACAAAGAACAGCTCGCAGTTGCTGAAGCTCGCAGAATGGGTATTCCTATCATCGCCGTCGTTGATACAAACTGTAACCCAGAAGGAATCGACTTCCCTATTCCGGGCAACGATGACGCTATCCGCGCAATTTCACTGTTTACTTCAATTATCGCTAACGCTGTAATTGAATCTGACAATGAAGCAGGTCTCAAGATTCTCGAAAACTTGAACGATGAAGAAGAAGTTACAACGGATGCAGCAGTTAAGAATGAAGACGAAGAAATAGTAGACTATTCTAACTACCAGCCGACAGAAGTAAAAGAAGAAGATGTAGAAGCTGATGAAAAAGACAGCCTCGTCGATGAAGATAGGATTTATAAGGATTAA
- the tsf gene encoding translation elongation factor Ts translates to MAITAADVKALREKTGAGMMECKKALTECNGDSAEAEKYLKEKGLAAVAKRSERATTEGRLFIRQDGNKIYVVELTCETDFVAKNADFIALGEKMLDVIIAKGYTSVSDELKAMMEDLAVKIRENMAVSKVEVIEIPENSVGSFYIHSDKKTGAVVVISGSTSDAVKTFAYDCCLHIAAFTPSYISKKDVPQSYIDEQKEIFKAQMDQDEKMASKPENVKEGILIGKINKHLAEICFEDQMFVKDDKKTVIAKIAEVGKENGATLKFITAKLFVLGK, encoded by the coding sequence ATGGCAATTACAGCAGCTGACGTAAAGGCACTCAGAGAAAAAACAGGTGCCGGCATGATGGAATGCAAAAAAGCCCTTACAGAATGTAACGGTGACAGTGCAGAAGCAGAAAAATATCTTAAAGAAAAAGGACTTGCAGCAGTAGCAAAACGTTCAGAACGAGCAACAACAGAAGGTCGCTTGTTCATCCGTCAGGACGGAAACAAAATTTACGTTGTTGAACTGACATGCGAAACTGACTTTGTCGCTAAAAACGCAGATTTCATTGCACTTGGTGAAAAGATGCTCGATGTAATAATTGCAAAAGGTTACACATCAGTTTCTGACGAACTAAAAGCAATGATGGAAGACCTTGCAGTAAAAATTCGAGAGAACATGGCTGTTTCTAAAGTAGAAGTTATTGAAATCCCTGAGAATTCAGTTGGTTCATTCTACATTCACTCAGATAAAAAGACAGGTGCAGTTGTGGTGATTTCAGGTTCAACTTCTGATGCAGTAAAAACATTTGCGTATGATTGTTGTCTTCACATTGCAGCATTTACCCCGTCTTACATATCTAAAAAAGATGTTCCACAGTCTTACATTGATGAACAAAAAGAAATCTTCAAAGCACAGATGGATCAGGACGAAAAGATGGCTTCAAAACCTGAAAACGTGAAAGAAGGCATTTTGATTGGTAAAATCAACAAGCACCTTGCTGAAATCTGTTTTGAAGACCAGATGTTTGTAAAAGATGACAAAAAAACAGTTATTGCAAAGATTGCAGAAGTTGGAAAAGAAAACGGTGCAACTCTGAAATTTATAACTGCAAAACTTTTTGTGCTTGGGAAATAA
- the frr gene encoding ribosome recycling factor, with amino-acid sequence MAETNEVRMEKTIASLKDSFNTIRTGRANAAIFDKVRVDYYGTKSPLNQVASIAIPEARSVIITPFDKSLIGEIEKAIQVADLGFNPSNDGKVIRIAIPPLTADRRKELVKQAKTIAENSRTAIRNIRRDGNDDLKKQEKSGELTEDGLKAETDKLQKLTDKYIDEINKIYDAKEKEILN; translated from the coding sequence ATGGCAGAAACTAACGAAGTACGCATGGAAAAAACAATCGCTTCATTAAAAGATTCATTCAATACAATCAGAACCGGACGTGCCAATGCTGCAATTTTTGATAAGGTACGTGTAGATTACTATGGCACAAAATCGCCTCTCAATCAGGTTGCTTCAATTGCAATTCCCGAAGCACGTTCTGTCATCATTACTCCGTTCGATAAATCTCTTATAGGTGAAATTGAAAAAGCTATTCAAGTTGCAGATCTTGGATTTAACCCGTCAAACGATGGAAAAGTAATCCGTATCGCAATTCCTCCTCTTACAGCAGATCGTCGTAAAGAACTAGTAAAACAGGCTAAGACAATTGCAGAAAACAGCCGAACAGCAATCCGCAACATCCGCCGAGACGGCAACGACGACCTTAAAAAACAGGAAAAATCTGGAGAGCTTACGGAAGATGGACTTAAGGCTGAAACTGATAAACTTCAAAAATTGACAGATAAATATATCGATGAGATCAACAAAATTTACGATGCAAAAGAAAAGGAAATATTAAACTGA
- the uppS gene encoding polyprenyl diphosphate synthase gives MSIDKQNLPLHVAITMDGNGRWAQAKNLPRTSGHNEGLHVAKRIVKASSDLGIKFLTLYVFSTENWKRAQQEVGFLMNLIHSHLCGELNFYKKNKIKINHIGDFKGLPESVQKDIAKAIEDTKDFTGMTVNLAINYGGRNEIVRGIKKIVDNNIKSENIDEKLVSQYMDMPESPDVDLLIRTGGEKRLSNYLLWHIPYAEQVYTDTLWPDYSNEEFYSNIEIFQHRNRRFGAEK, from the coding sequence ATGTCTATCGATAAACAAAATCTTCCGCTGCATGTCGCAATTACAATGGACGGCAACGGAAGATGGGCTCAAGCAAAGAATCTACCGCGAACTTCTGGTCACAACGAAGGTCTTCATGTTGCAAAACGAATTGTAAAAGCTTCATCAGACCTTGGTATAAAATTTTTGACTCTGTATGTTTTTTCTACAGAAAACTGGAAACGTGCCCAGCAGGAAGTCGGATTTCTCATGAATCTTATTCACTCACATCTGTGCGGTGAACTAAACTTTTACAAAAAAAATAAAATTAAAATCAACCATATCGGTGATTTTAAAGGGTTGCCGGAATCTGTTCAAAAAGATATAGCAAAAGCGATAGAGGATACTAAGGATTTTACAGGAATGACTGTAAACCTCGCAATAAACTACGGCGGCAGAAATGAGATTGTACGCGGAATAAAAAAAATCGTCGACAACAATATAAAATCGGAAAATATAGATGAAAAACTTGTCTCTCAGTATATGGATATGCCAGAGTCTCCAGATGTTGATCTTTTAATTCGCACCGGCGGAGAGAAACGATTGAGCAATTATCTGTTATGGCACATACCGTACGCTGAGCAAGTTTATACAGATACTTTGTGGCCTGATTATTCAAATGAAGAATTTTATTCAAATATAGAAATTTTCCAACACAGAAACAGACGGTTTGGTGCTGAAAAATAA
- a CDS encoding phosphatidate cytidylyltransferase yields the protein MSKTLKRLLTFFIGVPLVLSLVYVNFMYHLPLQIVIGIFAVLGASEFHDMLSQKYKLFSKEIVLILVALLPFSSYIFTLAGLSFDVTQWFFVFEIIFLMAFECFSQKSFEQSSSKIAFSLLIVFYTGFLLTFLSRMALLENSRYVISLFLVYVFMCDSFAWFFGILFGKGTRGVVAASPNKSVVGFAGGIVCATGCGLLFKVFFPSIFDVPYLNLIILGIFTSLAGISGDLVESVFKRSCEVKDSGNLIPGRGGVLDSIDSILVAGPIFYIGYNFLIK from the coding sequence ATGTCAAAAACATTGAAAAGATTATTAACATTTTTTATCGGTGTACCGTTGGTGCTCTCACTTGTATATGTTAATTTTATGTACCATCTGCCGTTGCAAATTGTCATTGGAATTTTTGCAGTTTTAGGTGCAAGTGAATTCCACGACATGCTTTCACAAAAATATAAATTGTTTTCAAAAGAAATAGTTTTGATTCTTGTTGCATTGCTTCCTTTTTCTTCATACATATTTACTTTGGCAGGTCTTTCTTTTGATGTTACACAATGGTTTTTTGTTTTTGAAATCATTTTTTTGATGGCTTTTGAATGTTTTTCTCAAAAATCGTTTGAACAATCATCTTCTAAAATCGCATTTTCACTTTTGATAGTTTTTTATACAGGATTTTTGCTTACATTCCTTTCGAGAATGGCATTGTTAGAAAATTCAAGATATGTGATTTCACTGTTCTTAGTTTATGTATTTATGTGTGATTCTTTTGCATGGTTTTTCGGTATTTTATTTGGTAAAGGAACGCGCGGAGTTGTCGCTGCAAGCCCGAACAAAAGCGTTGTAGGATTCGCAGGTGGAATCGTATGTGCTACAGGCTGTGGGTTATTGTTTAAAGTTTTTTTCCCATCAATCTTTGATGTACCGTATCTGAATCTCATCATTCTAGGAATTTTTACTTCTTTGGCTGGCATTTCTGGCGACCTTGTTGAATCTGTCTTCAAACGTTCGTGTGAAGTAAAAGACAGTGGAAATTTGATTCCGGGTCGCGGTGGAGTGCTCGATTCAATCGACTCGATTTTAGTTGCAGGACCGATTTTCTATATCGGTTATAATTTTTTGATAAAATAA
- the dxr gene encoding 1-deoxy-D-xylulose-5-phosphate reductoisomerase, whose protein sequence is MKKVLVLGCTGSIGTNALKIADNMPEDFSVCGLQANLNEKKLAELSKKYNCPSLLTSKDSSQAAFQKLIEQSKPDIVVNGIAGSAGLLPSKVTLQNGIDLALANKETIVMAGLLIKELAQSKNAKILPVDSEHSAIFNLVEKIGKKNISKIIITASGGPFRNYTKQQLENVTLEQALNHPTWKMGPKITVDSSTLANKGLEVIEAAFLFDVNADQIEVVVHPQSLVHSLVRANDGMLYAQISDPDMKHPIFSALTWPENKKTYLPPFDLFDKEMTFFKARTDDFPLLDYAFECVKLKNCYPVAFNAANEVAVHAFLDGKIKYTKIAKIVRSVLDKDWNIRLDSFETVFELDKKARKIATELI, encoded by the coding sequence ATGAAAAAAGTTTTAGTTCTCGGCTGTACTGGTTCAATTGGAACAAATGCACTAAAAATAGCAGACAACATGCCTGAAGATTTTTCAGTATGTGGGCTTCAGGCTAATTTAAATGAAAAAAAACTCGCAGAATTGAGCAAAAAATACAATTGCCCTTCTCTGCTTACTTCAAAAGACAGCTCTCAAGCGGCATTCCAAAAACTTATAGAGCAGTCAAAACCTGACATAGTCGTAAATGGAATTGCAGGAAGCGCAGGCCTTCTTCCATCTAAAGTCACACTCCAAAATGGAATAGACCTTGCGTTGGCAAATAAAGAGACAATCGTCATGGCAGGTCTACTTATAAAAGAATTAGCGCAATCTAAAAATGCAAAAATTCTTCCTGTAGATTCAGAGCATTCTGCAATTTTTAATCTTGTTGAAAAGATTGGAAAAAAGAATATATCTAAAATAATAATCACGGCGAGCGGCGGCCCATTTAGAAATTACACAAAGCAGCAGCTTGAAAACGTCACACTTGAGCAGGCTCTAAATCACCCTACTTGGAAAATGGGTCCTAAGATTACTGTCGATTCATCTACGTTGGCAAATAAAGGGCTTGAAGTTATAGAAGCCGCCTTTTTGTTTGATGTAAACGCAGATCAAATTGAAGTCGTAGTTCATCCTCAAAGCTTGGTTCATTCTTTAGTCAGAGCGAACGACGGAATGCTTTATGCTCAGATTTCCGACCCTGATATGAAACATCCGATTTTCAGTGCGCTTACTTGGCCTGAAAATAAAAAAACATACCTGCCGCCTTTTGACCTTTTTGATAAGGAAATGACTTTTTTTAAGGCAAGGACAGATGATTTTCCTTTGCTTGATTATGCCTTTGAATGTGTAAAACTTAAAAACTGTTATCCTGTCGCTTTTAATGCGGCAAATGAAGTTGCAGTTCACGCATTTTTAGACGGAAAGATCAAATATACGAAGATTGCAAAAATTGTCAGAAGCGTGCTTGATAAAGACTGGAATATAAGGCTTGATTCTTTTGAGACTGTTTTTGAATTAGATAAAAAAGCGCGCAAAATTGCCACGGAGTTGATATGA
- a CDS encoding RIP metalloprotease, which yields MKWIFGIIGLCFLILFHELGHFLAAKLFGVKVETFSIGMGPILLHKKIRGTDYRISLFPIGGYCGMKGEKDFQKAIEEKLPFIDGEADSLYGVHSIKRALIGFAGPFFNFFLAFIAYTLIVGIGYTYYTYSNKIKITDEISCKVAKNAGLITGDKIIKVNGKNTDDFSHIIENIGSRPDEDIVVTVDRDGQILDFKMHTQINKSDGTGKIGVVADSSEVLEKSTPKYGFFGTIGHGFLDTLNAVKLTIKSIGILFKGVDLNNAVSGPARVTDLLGSTIQESFASGKKEGFISILYLFSMISISLFIMNLLPIPVLDGSLILLALIEFVTHKKINPKIQYYIQFVGLAVIILLFFIGLKGDITYFINRGKN from the coding sequence ATGAAATGGATATTTGGCATAATTGGCTTGTGTTTTTTGATTTTATTTCATGAGCTGGGACATTTTCTTGCCGCAAAATTGTTTGGCGTAAAAGTTGAAACTTTTTCGATAGGTATGGGGCCAATTCTTCTTCATAAAAAAATCAGAGGGACAGATTACAGAATTTCTCTTTTTCCGATTGGCGGATATTGCGGAATGAAAGGTGAAAAAGATTTTCAAAAAGCGATAGAAGAAAAATTGCCATTCATTGACGGAGAGGCAGACTCTTTATATGGCGTTCATTCGATTAAGCGTGCTCTTATCGGTTTTGCAGGTCCTTTTTTTAACTTTTTTCTCGCATTTATCGCATACACCTTAATTGTAGGAATCGGATACACTTACTATACATATTCAAACAAGATAAAAATTACAGATGAAATTTCATGCAAAGTTGCAAAAAATGCGGGATTGATAACTGGCGACAAAATCATAAAAGTAAACGGGAAAAACACTGATGATTTTTCACACATAATCGAAAACATCGGTTCAAGACCTGATGAAGATATTGTAGTGACAGTTGACCGCGATGGACAGATTTTAGACTTTAAAATGCACACCCAAATCAATAAATCAGATGGGACAGGAAAGATTGGAGTTGTGGCAGATTCTTCTGAAGTTCTTGAAAAAAGTACCCCAAAATATGGATTTTTCGGAACTATCGGACATGGATTTTTAGATACATTAAATGCAGTGAAACTCACAATAAAAAGTATCGGGATTTTATTCAAAGGAGTCGATTTAAACAATGCAGTCAGCGGACCTGCTCGTGTGACAGACTTGCTCGGCTCTACAATTCAAGAAAGTTTTGCTTCAGGAAAAAAAGAAGGTTTTATCAGCATTTTGTATCTATTTTCAATGATAAGTATTTCTCTTTTTATCATGAATCTTTTGCCGATTCCTGTTTTAGACGGAAGTTTAATTCTTTTAGCGTTGATTGAATTTGTCACTCATAAAAAAATAAATCCTAAAATTCAATATTACATACAATTTGTAGGCCTCGCTGTCATCATTTTGTTATTTTTTATAGGATTGAAAGGCGATATCACATATTTTATAAACAGAGGTAAAAATTGA